From the Streptomyces sp. KMM 9044 genome, one window contains:
- a CDS encoding GOLPH3/VPS74 family protein yields the protein MGRSRRTLPEELLLLALDPTTGTTAQPQSLDLGLAGAQLVELALAGRIAPDGDRIAVVVPRPTGDPTLDCALELLRRRGAPVRAVNWIGGPRLGLRQTYLSYLERCGMVHAVAGQMCGVLPTTRYQATDTEISREIRARLDSAIRTGVPPDPRTAALAALAHAVGLGKHLYPGNEGRSSRSRLRDLIRHDPMGGLVAHAVMDVQNGVAAQPRRNPAPAGGRQAATVGGRGGPEPARGVPAQPRHGSMARAVAH from the coding sequence ATGGGCAGGAGCCGCAGAACACTTCCGGAAGAGCTTCTGCTGCTGGCGTTGGACCCGACCACGGGTACCACTGCACAGCCGCAGTCGCTCGACCTCGGTCTGGCCGGAGCACAGCTAGTGGAGCTGGCGCTGGCCGGACGGATAGCCCCAGACGGGGATCGTATCGCCGTGGTGGTACCACGGCCGACTGGAGATCCGACATTGGACTGCGCGTTGGAGCTGCTGCGAAGGCGCGGCGCTCCGGTCCGGGCGGTCAACTGGATTGGCGGGCCGCGACTGGGGCTCCGCCAGACCTACCTCTCGTATCTGGAGCGGTGCGGCATGGTGCATGCCGTGGCCGGTCAGATGTGCGGGGTGCTGCCGACGACTCGCTACCAGGCGACGGACACCGAGATCAGCCGGGAGATCAGGGCCCGGCTGGACTCCGCGATCCGTACCGGCGTGCCACCGGACCCACGGACCGCGGCGCTCGCCGCACTGGCGCATGCCGTGGGCCTCGGCAAGCACCTGTACCCGGGGAACGAGGGTCGCTCCTCGCGTTCCCGGTTGCGGGACCTGATCCGGCACGACCCGATGGGCGGCCTGGTGGCGCACGCCGTGATGGACGTGCAGAACGGCGTGGCGGCCCAGCCGCGCCGCAACCCGGCCCCGGCAGGAGGCCGTCAGGCCGCCACCGTCGGCGGCAGGGGCGGACCGGAACCCGCCCGTGGCGTTCCGGCCCAACCGCGCCACGGATCCATGGCGCGCGCAGTGGCCCACTAG
- a CDS encoding helix-turn-helix domain-containing protein → MASNVNPTVRRRRLGQELRRLRELKGMTAEEVAERLLVSQSKISRLENGRRSISQRDVRDLCGVYEVEDQRIVESLMQMAKDSRQQGWWHAFGDIPYSVYIGLETDAESLRVYEPQIITGLLQTRAYAEAIVRGGSPESSEQDNGKRVEVRLCRQSRITAGTDPLRLWVVLDEASLRRVVGSRQVMREQLEHVMELSQQPHITVQVLPFEVGAHSGINGQYSILEFADAADSSVVYIEGVTSDLYLEKPHDVQKYTVMYEHLRAQSLNVEQSRQLVERVAKEYAR, encoded by the coding sequence GTGGCGTCCAACGTCAATCCCACCGTCAGGCGGCGCCGGCTGGGCCAGGAGCTGCGCAGGCTCCGTGAGCTCAAGGGCATGACGGCGGAGGAGGTGGCGGAGCGCCTGCTGGTGTCGCAGTCGAAGATCAGCCGGCTGGAGAACGGCCGGCGCAGCATCAGCCAGCGGGACGTCCGCGACCTCTGCGGCGTCTACGAGGTCGAGGACCAGCGGATCGTCGAGTCGCTGATGCAGATGGCCAAGGACTCGCGCCAGCAGGGCTGGTGGCACGCCTTCGGTGACATCCCGTACAGCGTCTACATCGGTCTGGAGACGGACGCGGAGTCGCTCAGGGTCTACGAACCGCAGATCATCACCGGCCTGTTGCAGACCCGCGCGTATGCCGAGGCGATCGTCCGGGGCGGTTCGCCGGAGTCGTCCGAGCAGGACAACGGCAAGCGGGTCGAGGTCCGCCTGTGCCGGCAGAGCCGCATCACCGCCGGGACGGACCCGCTGCGACTGTGGGTGGTGCTGGACGAGGCGTCGTTGCGCCGGGTCGTCGGAAGCCGACAGGTCATGCGTGAACAGCTGGAACACGTCATGGAGTTGTCGCAGCAGCCGCACATCACCGTGCAGGTCCTGCCGTTCGAGGTCGGCGCGCACTCCGGCATCAACGGCCAGTACTCCATCCTGGAGTTCGCGGACGCGGCCGATTCGAGTGTCGTGTACATCGAGGGCGTGACCAGCGACCTGTACCTGGAGAAGCCGCACGACGTGCAGAAGTACACCGTGATGTACGAGCACCTGAGGGCCCAGTCCCTGAACGTGGAGCAGTCCCGTCAGCTGGTCGAGCGGGTTGCGAAGGAGTACGCGCGCTGA
- a CDS encoding DUF397 domain-containing protein has product MAIRLGTTETWTTSSYTNNNGACVMVRSTTEEALELGDTKVPEGPKLAFPTDAWGAFVASVKD; this is encoded by the coding sequence ATGGCAATTCGTCTGGGCACCACGGAAACGTGGACGACGTCCTCCTACACCAACAACAACGGCGCGTGCGTGATGGTCAGGTCGACCACCGAGGAGGCACTGGAGCTCGGGGACACCAAGGTCCCCGAGGGGCCGAAGCTGGCCTTCCCCACGGACGCGTGGGGCGCTTTCGTGGCCTCGGTGAAGGACTGA
- a CDS encoding glutathione peroxidase yields MTTVETNGSSPLDVEIGALSGGPAGLARYAGQVVLVVNVASRCGLTPQYAGLERLHEQYAAKGFTLLGVPCNQFMGQEPGTSEEIAEFCSATYGVTFPMTEKVDVNGEGRHALYERLVGFADSEGHSGDIRWNFEKFLIGRDGKVVARFSPQTEPESAEVVAAVEGALG; encoded by the coding sequence ATGACGACTGTAGAGACCAACGGTTCTTCTCCCCTCGATGTCGAGATCGGTGCTCTGAGCGGCGGTCCCGCCGGGCTGGCGCGGTATGCGGGTCAGGTCGTGCTCGTCGTGAACGTGGCCTCCCGGTGCGGGCTGACCCCGCAGTACGCCGGACTGGAGCGCCTGCACGAGCAGTACGCGGCGAAGGGCTTCACGCTGCTCGGCGTGCCCTGCAACCAGTTCATGGGGCAGGAGCCCGGCACCTCGGAGGAGATCGCCGAGTTCTGCTCCGCCACGTACGGCGTGACCTTCCCCATGACCGAGAAGGTCGACGTCAACGGGGAGGGACGGCACGCGCTGTACGAGCGGCTGGTCGGCTTCGCCGACTCCGAGGGGCACAGCGGGGACATCCGCTGGAACTTCGAGAAGTTCCTGATCGGGCGGGACGGCAAGGTCGTCGCCCGTTTCTCGCCGCAGACCGAGCCGGAGTCGGCAGAGGTCGTGGCGGCGGTCGAGGGTGCGCTCGGCTAA
- a CDS encoding SAM-dependent methyltransferase, which produces MSEDTTQDSAGFETRARIDTTKPHSARFWNYFVGGKDHYEIDREIGDQIKGIFPGLVDVALTSRRFLGRAVTHLAEEQGVRQFLDIGTGLPTADNTHQVAQRVAPDARIVYVDNDPIVLTHANALLTSTPEGRTDYLDADLYDPESVLRAAAGTLDLSRPVALIILNTLGHVADYEQAREVVSRLMAVLPSGSYLVISDSTATSEGMIAASNAYNSSGAVPYYVREVEEIAGFFDGLELVEPGVVRVPEWRPEAGTPGEDDGKAVDAYGGVARKP; this is translated from the coding sequence GTGTCGGAGGACACTACTCAGGACAGCGCCGGTTTCGAGACGCGTGCCCGTATCGATACGACGAAGCCGCACTCGGCGCGGTTCTGGAACTACTTCGTCGGTGGCAAGGACCACTACGAGATCGACCGGGAGATCGGGGACCAGATCAAGGGCATCTTCCCCGGGCTGGTCGACGTGGCACTCACCAGTCGGCGGTTCCTCGGGCGGGCCGTCACCCATCTGGCCGAGGAGCAGGGGGTGCGACAGTTTCTGGACATCGGTACGGGCCTGCCGACCGCCGACAACACACATCAGGTGGCACAACGCGTCGCTCCGGACGCGCGGATCGTGTACGTCGACAACGACCCGATCGTGCTGACGCACGCCAACGCCCTGCTGACCAGTACCCCCGAGGGCCGCACCGACTATCTGGACGCCGATCTCTACGACCCCGAGTCCGTCCTGCGGGCCGCCGCCGGGACGCTGGACCTGTCCCGCCCCGTCGCCCTGATCATCCTCAACACGCTCGGCCACGTCGCCGACTACGAGCAGGCCCGTGAAGTGGTGAGCCGGCTCATGGCGGTTCTCCCCTCGGGCAGTTACCTCGTGATCAGCGACAGTACGGCGACGAGCGAGGGCATGATCGCCGCGTCGAACGCGTACAACTCGAGCGGCGCCGTGCCGTACTACGTGCGCGAGGTCGAGGAGATCGCCGGATTCTTCGACGGCCTCGAACTGGTCGAACCGGGTGTCGTACGGGTCCCGGAGTGGCGGCCCGAGGCCGGGACACCGGGCGAGGACGACGGGAAGGCCGTGGACGCCTACGGCGGAGTGGCCCGCAAGCCGTAG
- a CDS encoding ester cyclase: MTTDEIRKARHQLVLHHFRDEVRQEWDDVLSTFPHPHYELIPTMQVHDGDTAVRAYYHDSRVAFPDQDHEIIAIRHSDDAVITEFWLLGTHLGPLGAIPPTGSRFRVRMTAYFIFDADENLVCERVYFDSLTMLKQLIGGLNMRNPRNWLLAARCLKGLLAMSGDEPHPTLVNTTPPASEASSS; encoded by the coding sequence ATGACCACCGACGAGATCCGCAAGGCCCGTCACCAGCTCGTCCTCCACCACTTCCGGGACGAGGTCCGCCAGGAGTGGGACGACGTCCTGTCGACATTCCCGCACCCGCACTACGAACTCATCCCGACCATGCAGGTCCATGACGGCGACACCGCCGTGCGGGCCTACTATCACGACAGCCGGGTCGCCTTCCCCGACCAGGACCACGAGATCATCGCCATACGGCACAGCGACGACGCCGTGATCACCGAGTTCTGGCTGCTCGGCACCCACCTCGGCCCGCTCGGCGCCATACCGCCCACGGGCAGCCGCTTCCGGGTGCGCATGACGGCGTACTTCATCTTCGACGCCGATGAGAACCTCGTCTGCGAGCGCGTCTACTTCGACAGCCTGACCATGCTCAAGCAGCTCATCGGCGGCCTGAACATGAGGAACCCCCGGAACTGGCTCCTGGCGGCACGCTGCCTCAAGGGCCTCCTCGCCATGTCCGGTGACGAGCCCCACCCCACGCTCGTCAACACCACTCCCCCTGCCTCTGAAGCCAGTTCGAGTTGA
- a CDS encoding sodium:calcium antiporter, producing the protein MTVPAFLNELWPLGWSIAVFVLATSVTVVCSVRLASVGDVLADRTGWGEAFFGAVLFGLVTSMSGIVMTAVSAASDQPQLAYSNAVGGIAAQTVAIAVADAFHREANLEHAAASLQNMMFGCLLIVLLGIALMATFSPDVTVLGVHPASVAMVALYWGGLRLIRGQGSPMWRAVRTTDTLADVPDGDADDEAVTSHSTRRLWTEFTAAAVIVAVGGWAVARAAESLTEHTGLSAGLVGAVFMGVVNALPETVTSIAAVRRGAVTLAIAAIIGGNCLDALNLVVGDIAYGGGSLFHAAAPQELFLTSGSLVMTTVLLSGLLVRQRANWLRVGFDGVLLLAVYLGIVTVLAV; encoded by the coding sequence GTGACCGTGCCCGCATTCCTGAACGAGCTGTGGCCACTGGGCTGGAGCATCGCCGTCTTCGTCCTGGCCACGAGCGTCACCGTGGTGTGCAGTGTCCGGCTCGCGAGCGTGGGCGACGTACTGGCCGACCGGACAGGGTGGGGCGAGGCGTTCTTCGGCGCCGTACTGTTCGGGCTGGTCACCTCGATGTCCGGGATCGTGATGACGGCGGTCAGCGCGGCCTCGGACCAACCGCAGCTCGCGTACAGCAACGCCGTGGGCGGCATCGCCGCGCAGACCGTGGCGATCGCGGTGGCCGACGCGTTCCACCGGGAGGCCAACCTGGAGCACGCTGCCGCCTCGTTGCAGAACATGATGTTCGGCTGCCTGCTGATCGTGCTGCTGGGCATCGCGCTGATGGCCACGTTCAGTCCGGACGTGACCGTGCTGGGGGTCCACCCCGCGTCCGTCGCCATGGTGGCTCTGTACTGGGGCGGCCTGCGGCTCATACGCGGGCAGGGGTCTCCCATGTGGCGAGCCGTGCGCACCACGGACACGCTGGCGGACGTCCCCGACGGCGATGCCGACGACGAGGCCGTGACCTCCCACAGCACCCGGCGGTTGTGGACGGAGTTCACGGCCGCCGCGGTGATCGTCGCGGTCGGCGGGTGGGCCGTGGCCCGCGCCGCGGAGAGCCTCACGGAGCACACCGGTCTGAGCGCGGGTCTCGTCGGCGCGGTCTTCATGGGGGTGGTCAACGCGCTGCCGGAGACGGTCACGTCCATCGCCGCCGTACGCCGTGGGGCCGTGACCCTGGCCATCGCCGCCATCATCGGCGGCAACTGCCTCGACGCGCTCAACCTGGTCGTGGGCGACATCGCCTACGGAGGAGGTTCGCTCTTCCACGCCGCCGCCCCGCAGGAGCTGTTCCTCACCAGCGGCTCACTGGTGATGACAACTGTCCTCCTCAGCGGCCTGCTCGTCCGCCAGCGGGCCAACTGGCTGCGCGTGGGATTCGACGGTGTCCTGCTCCTGGCTGTCTACCTCGGCATTGTCACCGTCCTCGCCGTCTAG
- a CDS encoding MerR family transcriptional regulator, whose protein sequence is MTADTPLDRIDDDDYPAYTMGRAAEMLGTTPAFLRTLGEARLITPLRSEGGHRRYSRYQLRIAARAREMVDQGTSIEAACRIIILEDQLEEAQRINAELRRGDVGADHTTDA, encoded by the coding sequence ATGACCGCAGACACACCGCTCGACCGAATCGACGACGACGACTACCCCGCTTACACCATGGGGCGAGCGGCGGAGATGCTCGGCACCACGCCCGCCTTCCTGCGGACCCTTGGTGAAGCCAGGCTGATCACGCCCCTGCGCTCCGAGGGCGGTCACCGTCGCTACTCCCGCTACCAGTTGCGTATCGCCGCCCGCGCCCGCGAGATGGTCGACCAGGGCACGTCCATCGAGGCCGCGTGCCGCATCATCATCCTGGAAGACCAGCTCGAAGAGGCCCAGCGCATCAACGCCGAACTGCGACGCGGTGATGTGGGGGCCGACCACACGACGGACGCCTGA
- a CDS encoding SCO5918 family protein, protein MRCVIARFPFELTKNGVLESMKGVKPEPVVGDSVIIGRRHYPAKQVGQVITHQDRRDFSAGEVLRAMAQLGFTCRTAAPQAAPARTVDPLQRASAMLGAPLSV, encoded by the coding sequence ATGCGTTGTGTCATCGCACGCTTTCCGTTCGAGCTCACCAAGAACGGTGTGCTGGAATCGATGAAGGGCGTCAAGCCCGAGCCGGTCGTAGGCGACTCCGTGATCATCGGGCGTCGCCACTACCCCGCCAAGCAGGTCGGCCAGGTCATCACCCACCAGGACCGCCGCGATTTCAGCGCCGGTGAGGTCCTCCGGGCCATGGCCCAGCTTGGCTTCACCTGCCGCACCGCCGCCCCCCAGGCCGCGCCCGCGAGGACCGTGGATCCGCTCCAGCGGGCTTCCGCGATGCTCGGCGCCCCCCTGTCCGTCTGA
- a CDS encoding CBS domain-containing protein, giving the protein MTLVQTRSRSPHTSSVHRTAADAVDAAGPQVWDGMTVEVALSVMAAARTGHLLVRDEDGRCTGLVTRARLIAVRDSTGYTDRVRLRDVADGGGPVTSPPTTAAGAGHAVPRRLPGARPVADEHGNVPGALGRSR; this is encoded by the coding sequence TTGACGCTGGTCCAGACACGGTCCCGCTCCCCGCACACCAGCTCCGTGCACCGGACAGCGGCCGATGCTGTGGACGCGGCCGGTCCTCAGGTCTGGGACGGCATGACCGTCGAGGTGGCGCTGTCCGTCATGGCCGCCGCCCGTACGGGGCATCTCCTCGTCCGTGACGAGGACGGCCGGTGCACCGGCCTGGTCACCCGGGCCCGGCTCATCGCCGTGCGGGACAGTACCGGGTACACGGACCGGGTCCGCCTGCGCGACGTCGCCGACGGCGGCGGGCCCGTCACCTCGCCGCCGACCACGGCGGCCGGAGCCGGGCACGCCGTGCCGCGGCGTCTGCCCGGTGCCCGTCCCGTGGCCGACGAACACGGCAACGTCCCGGGCGCCCTCGGCCGCTCCCGCTGA
- a CDS encoding DEAD/DEAH box helicase has protein sequence MNRTRTNDRFPRTRTGGADPGRSGKRFGSSVPGRSGGPVRSGGHSRRPSALSGEFALPRTITPALPAVAGFADLDMPAELLAALGAEGVSVPFPIQAATLPNSLAGRDVLGRGRTGSGKTLAFGLALLARTAGRRAEARQPLGLVLVPTRELAQQVTDALTPYARSVRLRLATVVGGMPIGRQAHALRGGVEVVVATPGRLKDLIDRGDCRLDQVSVTVLDEADQMADMGFMPQVTALLDQVRPEGQRMLFSATLDRNVDLLVRRYLNDPVVHSVDPSAGAVTTMEHHVLHVHGADKHAATTEIAARDGRVLMFLDTKHAVDRLTEHLLNSGVRAAALHGGKSQPQRTRTLKQFKDGHVSVLVATNVAARGIHVDSLDLVVNVDPPTDHKDYLHRGGRTARAGESGSVVTLVTPNQRRAMTRLMVTAGIVPQTTQVRAGTEALHRITGAQAPSGIPVVITAPVAERPKRRSTRGRRRPASATRRAPARQSVSDAAA, from the coding sequence ATGAACCGCACACGCACGAACGACCGATTCCCCCGCACCCGTACGGGCGGCGCCGATCCGGGGAGGAGCGGCAAACGGTTCGGCTCATCGGTCCCGGGCCGCTCCGGCGGGCCGGTCCGCTCCGGCGGTCACAGCCGTCGGCCCTCCGCGTTGTCGGGTGAGTTCGCTCTCCCCCGGACGATCACCCCGGCGCTTCCCGCCGTGGCGGGCTTCGCCGACCTCGACATGCCCGCGGAGCTGCTGGCCGCGCTCGGCGCGGAGGGCGTGAGCGTACCGTTCCCGATCCAGGCCGCGACGCTGCCGAACTCCCTCGCCGGCCGCGACGTCCTCGGCCGGGGGCGCACCGGTTCCGGCAAGACCCTCGCCTTCGGGCTGGCCCTGCTGGCCCGTACGGCCGGCCGGCGCGCCGAGGCCCGGCAGCCGCTGGGGCTGGTCCTCGTACCGACGCGTGAGCTGGCGCAGCAGGTCACCGACGCGCTCACTCCGTATGCCCGCTCCGTGAGGCTGCGCCTGGCCACGGTCGTGGGAGGGATGCCGATCGGCAGGCAGGCCCACGCGCTGCGCGGCGGCGTCGAGGTCGTCGTCGCCACCCCCGGACGTCTCAAGGACCTCATCGACCGCGGCGACTGCCGACTGGACCAGGTTTCCGTCACCGTCCTCGACGAGGCGGACCAGATGGCCGACATGGGCTTCATGCCGCAGGTCACGGCCCTGCTCGACCAGGTCCGCCCCGAGGGCCAGCGCATGCTGTTCTCCGCCACGCTCGACCGCAACGTCGATCTGCTCGTGCGCCGCTACCTGAACGACCCCGTCGTGCACTCCGTCGATCCGTCGGCCGGCGCGGTCACGACGATGGAGCACCACGTGCTCCACGTCCACGGCGCCGACAAACACGCGGCCACCACCGAGATCGCCGCACGCGACGGCCGCGTGCTCATGTTCCTGGACACCAAGCACGCCGTCGACCGCCTGACCGAGCACCTCCTGAACAGCGGGGTACGGGCCGCCGCCCTGCACGGAGGCAAGTCGCAGCCGCAGCGCACCCGTACGCTGAAGCAGTTCAAGGACGGGCACGTCAGCGTGCTGGTGGCGACCAACGTCGCCGCGCGCGGCATCCACGTCGACAGCCTCGACCTCGTCGTCAACGTCGATCCTCCGACGGACCACAAGGACTACCTCCACCGCGGCGGCCGCACCGCCCGCGCCGGGGAGTCCGGCAGCGTGGTCACCCTGGTCACCCCGAACCAGCGCCGCGCCATGACCCGCCTCATGGTGACGGCCGGCATCGTCCCGCAGACGACCCAGGTCCGCGCCGGCACGGAGGCCCTGCACCGCATCACCGGCGCCCAGGCCCCCTCCGGCATCCCGGTCGTCATCACCGCGCCGGTGGCCGAACGCCCCAAGCGCCGCTCCACCCGCGGCCGGCGCCGCCCGGCTTCGGCCACCCGGCGCGCGCCCGCACGGCAGTCCGTCTCCGACGCGGCAGCCTAG
- a CDS encoding cold-shock protein has translation MATGTVKWFNAEKGFGFIEQDGGGADVFAHYSNIAAQGFRELLEGQKVSFDIAQGQKGPTAENIVPA, from the coding sequence ATGGCTACTGGCACTGTGAAGTGGTTCAACGCGGAAAAGGGCTTCGGCTTCATCGAGCAGGACGGCGGCGGCGCCGACGTGTTCGCCCACTACTCGAACATCGCCGCCCAGGGGTTCCGCGAGCTGCTCGAAGGCCAGAAGGTGAGCTTCGACATCGCGCAGGGCCAGAAGGGCCCGACGGCGGAGAACATCGTTCCCGCCTGA
- a CDS encoding DUF5133 domain-containing protein, which produces MLMAHPDVLENLIEQYETLRMVHTETGGEEARRRMEDVAYTLCVSTGTRDIGSALIAARRRLTAARTADGSLVVT; this is translated from the coding sequence ATGCTCATGGCACACCCGGACGTGCTGGAAAACCTGATCGAGCAGTACGAGACGCTGCGCATGGTGCACACCGAGACCGGCGGCGAGGAAGCACGCCGGCGCATGGAGGACGTCGCCTACACCCTGTGCGTGTCCACCGGTACCCGTGACATCGGCTCCGCCCTCATCGCCGCTCGCCGCAGGCTGACCGCGGCCCGTACCGCCGACGGCTCTCTCGTCGTCACCTGA
- a CDS encoding right-handed parallel beta-helix repeat-containing protein → MRKCQVTGVICAIAPLVAGMGALAPAAFARSGPEQVVRPGQSIQKAVDAAAPGATIVLTRGTYRGSVTITKPLTLRGADEQTVIVPGTDEEARSACAEAGNGVCVTGTDAQPVTGVRIRSLTVEGFKKSGVLATRTDRLEVHRVTARDNGQWGIAQDRSTSASFRHNTASGNGDAGLYTANVFEADAESETLDTRGTVISGNRLTGNRIGMTTRRLRNLTVEHNVVAGNCAGVFVVLPRAVGDLTVRRNAVYENNTSCPATARLPHLQGVGIVLVGAEEVLVTQNAVRDNVGDSPYSGGIIVFGSLDGVPNERNVVRDNLVLGNLPADLATRDAEGKDNRFINNICQTSEPAGGC, encoded by the coding sequence ATGAGGAAATGCCAGGTCACAGGCGTCATTTGCGCCATCGCACCCCTCGTCGCCGGCATGGGAGCCCTTGCTCCGGCCGCCTTCGCCCGCAGCGGACCCGAGCAGGTGGTCCGTCCGGGCCAGTCCATCCAGAAGGCCGTCGACGCGGCCGCACCCGGAGCCACCATCGTCCTGACGCGGGGCACCTATCGCGGAAGCGTCACGATCACGAAGCCGCTGACCCTCCGGGGCGCGGACGAGCAGACCGTGATCGTGCCCGGAACGGACGAGGAGGCACGGAGTGCGTGCGCGGAGGCGGGGAACGGCGTCTGTGTCACCGGCACGGACGCACAACCCGTCACCGGGGTGCGGATCCGGTCACTGACCGTCGAAGGGTTCAAGAAGAGCGGTGTCCTGGCCACGCGCACCGACCGGCTGGAGGTCCACCGGGTGACCGCCCGGGACAACGGCCAATGGGGCATCGCGCAGGACCGCTCCACCAGCGCCTCGTTCCGCCACAACACCGCAAGCGGCAACGGCGACGCCGGGCTGTACACCGCCAACGTGTTCGAGGCTGACGCGGAGAGCGAGACCCTCGACACCCGTGGCACGGTGATCAGCGGCAACCGCCTGACCGGCAACCGGATCGGCATGACCACCCGTCGGCTCAGGAACCTCACCGTCGAGCACAACGTCGTCGCCGGGAACTGTGCGGGTGTCTTCGTCGTGCTGCCGCGCGCGGTGGGCGACCTGACCGTCCGCCGCAACGCGGTCTACGAGAACAACACATCCTGCCCCGCCACCGCGCGCCTGCCCCACCTCCAGGGGGTCGGCATCGTCCTCGTCGGCGCGGAGGAGGTGCTGGTGACGCAGAACGCGGTCCGCGACAACGTGGGCGACTCCCCGTACTCCGGCGGGATCATCGTGTTCGGCAGCTTGGACGGCGTCCCCAACGAGCGGAACGTGGTCCGTGACAACCTCGTGCTGGGCAACCTCCCGGCGGACCTGGCCACCCGCGACGCCGAGGGGAAGGACAACAGGTTCATCAACAACATCTGCCAGACCTCCGAACCGGCAGGCGGGTGCTGA
- a CDS encoding acyltransferase family protein — protein MRGKPLPRRAATVSGDRVGGAGRARNPWWDNTRFLSALLIVILHTGGSLLAREDALHSFHIASWAFRVPAFVMLAGVFSSAGPLGPRSLRTLLQNIVLPALVFSLLYSLEKHWLGDEFIVHVVQLPWTLWFLMSLFFWRLLLPLVVQLRHPLLVTTGVALAVGYVEEFGLAFSASRTLVYLPLFYLGWRIGQGFLSTWFTSRWSLFAAVAGILASCVVGWLWHRDIKGNWLSMRHSYSAADPLSLEWAWGVRLLVLATAAALVLCLLRLMPRRRLPLVTTVGAGGFTIYLLHPLFILPVREMGLIARVNTPAEIVGLVLCAVLLTTVLGSPPVRHLVRPLTRPSTGWLFAPAVPGPQQPVRGPAHVPPVPEPARTP, from the coding sequence ATGAGGGGCAAGCCACTCCCGAGGCGTGCCGCCACTGTCTCCGGTGACCGCGTCGGCGGGGCGGGCCGGGCCAGGAATCCGTGGTGGGACAACACCCGGTTCCTCTCCGCCTTGCTGATCGTGATTCTGCACACCGGCGGCAGCCTCCTGGCGCGAGAGGACGCACTGCACTCCTTCCACATCGCCAGCTGGGCCTTCCGGGTGCCTGCCTTCGTCATGTTGGCCGGTGTGTTCAGCAGTGCGGGACCGCTCGGCCCCCGTTCCCTGCGCACCCTGCTGCAGAACATCGTGCTGCCCGCCCTCGTGTTCAGCTTGCTCTACTCGCTGGAGAAGCACTGGCTGGGCGACGAGTTCATCGTGCACGTCGTCCAACTGCCGTGGACCCTGTGGTTCCTGATGTCCCTCTTCTTCTGGCGGCTGCTACTGCCGTTGGTGGTCCAGCTGCGTCACCCGCTGCTCGTCACCACCGGCGTCGCCCTCGCCGTGGGGTACGTCGAGGAGTTCGGGCTGGCCTTCTCGGCGAGCCGCACGCTCGTCTACCTTCCGCTGTTCTATCTCGGCTGGCGGATCGGCCAGGGCTTCCTGAGCACCTGGTTCACCAGCCGGTGGAGCCTGTTCGCGGCGGTCGCCGGGATCCTTGCCTCCTGCGTCGTGGGATGGCTGTGGCACAGGGACATCAAGGGCAACTGGCTTTCCATGCGCCATTCCTACTCCGCCGCCGATCCGCTGAGCCTGGAGTGGGCCTGGGGCGTCCGGCTGCTGGTGCTGGCCACGGCCGCGGCCCTGGTGCTCTGTCTGCTGCGGCTGATGCCCCGGCGGCGGCTGCCGCTGGTCACCACGGTGGGCGCCGGCGGGTTCACGATCTACCTACTGCACCCGCTGTTCATACTGCCGGTCCGGGAAATGGGCTTGATAGCACGGGTGAACACCCCGGCCGAGATCGTTGGTCTGGTGCTGTGCGCGGTTCTGCTGACGACGGTGCTCGGGTCCCCGCCGGTGCGCCACCTGGTCCGTCCGCTGACCCGGCCCTCCACCGGCTGGCTGTTCGCCCCCGCCGTACCCGGGCCGCAGCAGCCGGTACGGGGACCTGCTCACGTACCACCCGTACCGGAGCCCGCGCGCACCCCGTAG
- a CDS encoding transposase: MSSSIMSKRCTAEFKRDAVALALSSVKTVTEVARDLGVGPEGLRGW, translated from the coding sequence GTGAGTAGCAGCATCATGAGTAAGCGGTGCACGGCCGAGTTCAAGCGGGACGCGGTCGCCTTGGCGTTGTCCTCGGTGAAGACGGTCACCGAGGTCGCGAGGGATCTGGGCGTGGGTCCGGAAGGGCTGCGCGGGTGGTGA